From one Culex quinquefasciatus strain JHB chromosome 3, VPISU_Cqui_1.0_pri_paternal, whole genome shotgun sequence genomic stretch:
- the LOC6054101 gene encoding carboxypeptidase Q, whose amino-acid sequence MGTQRRIKWVLPLLALVTLPEVRAGILDNRIDPVCDLPDTLVREIQGYQPIVNGIVSRIFEGDFAGKTWDSLSELVDTFGARLAGSEQLEKAIDYVIDGMKRDGLENVHTENASVPHWVRGFESAQLVAPFKKNLPLLGLGTTVGTPRGGIIADVIAVESFKEFEAFTPEQVKGKIVVFVPPWQGYGKTVAYRSHGASVAAKKGAAATLIRSITPFSIGSPHTGVQDYEDGVRKIPTACITVEDAEMILRKYRRGETLTIHLEMDDRNLEPFISRNTIAELVGTTYQNNQVVVVSGHLDSWDVGVGAMDDGGGALISWKALTYLKAMGFRSRRTIRAILWTGEELGLWGGQAYREAHQANEKEEFNFFFESDIGTFEPKGLDFSGNKEAECIFREIVKLMTPLNATEFETPTDGGPDISHWTSRGFPGASLINKNEKYFWFHHSAGDSMAVEDPRNLDKCVALWAAAAYVVADLSVPMPKDVKG is encoded by the exons ATGGGAACACAACGACGTATCAAGTGGGTACTGCCGCTGCTAGCGCTAGTGACGCTTCCGGAAGTTCGCGCCGGAATTTTGGACAACCGCATCGATCCGGTGTGCGATCTGCCGGATACGCTGGTTCGGGAGATCCAGGGTTATCAACCGATCGTGAATGGGATTGTGAGCAGGATTTTCGAGGGGGACTTTGCTGGGAAGACATGGGACAGCCTGTCGGAACTGGTGGACACGTTTGGGGCACGGTTGGCGGGATCGGAACAGCTGGAGAAGGCGATCGATTACGTGATTGATGGGATGAAGCGCGATGGGTTGGAAAACGTCCACACGGAGAACGCTAGCGTTCCGCATTGGGTCAGAGGGTTTGAAAGCGCTCAGCTTGTAGCTCCGTTCAAGAAGAATCTACCGCTGTTGGGATTGGGAACGACTGTCGGGACTCCACGAGGTGGTATCATCGCGGATGTGATCGCGGTCGAGTCGTTCAAGGAGTTCGAAGCGTTCACCCCCGAACAGGTCAAGGGCAAGATCGTGGTGTTTGTACCTCCGTGGCAAGGTTATGGTAAAACTGTGGCATACCGAAGTCACGGAGCATCGGTAGCGGCCAAAAAGGGTGCCGCGGCCACGTTGATCCGATCGATCACGCCGTTCTCGATAGGATCGCCTCACACGGGAGTTCAAGACTACGAGGACGGAGTACGGAAGATTCCGACGGCCTGCATCACCGTGGAGGATGCCGAAATGATCCTGCGGAAGTATCGCAGAGGTGAAACCCTCACGATACACCTGGAGATGGATGATCGCAACCTGGAGCCGTTCATCTCGCGGAACACGATCGCAGAACTAGTGGGAACAACTTACCAGAACAATCAAGTTGTGGTAGTGTCTGGTCACCTGGACAGCTGGGACGTCGGAGTGGGCGCCATGGATGACGGCGGAGGAGCGTTGATCTCGTGGAAGGCGCTGACCTACCTGAAGGCCATGGGATTCAGGTCACGACGCACGATTCGGGCGATCCTGTGGACCGGCGAAGAGTTGGGACTGTGGGGTGGACAAGCATACCGCGAAGCTCACCAGGCAAACGAAAAGGAAGAGTTTaacttcttcttcgaatcgGACATCGGAACGTTCGAACCGAAGGGTTTGGACTTCTCCGGCAACAAAGAGGCGGAGTGCATCTTCCGGGAGATTGTCAA GTTAATGACCCCGCTGAACGCCACCGAGTTCGAGACGCCCACCGACGGAGGGCCGGACATTAGCCACTGGACCAGCCGGGGATTTCCCGGGGCGTCGCTGATCAACAAGAATGAAAAGTACTTCTGGTTCCACCATTCCGCCGGGGATAGCATGGCGGTCGAGGATCCGCGCAACTTGGACAAGTGCGTCGCGCTGTGGGCGGCGGCCGCGTACGTTGTGGCCGATCTGAGCGTGCCGATGCCGAAGGATGTTAAGGGATGA